The following proteins are encoded in a genomic region of Nitrospiraceae bacterium:
- a CDS encoding CBS domain-containing protein: MPIHSGTIQRPLAMLMQRVLQTISPDASLLEAAQLMREAKVGALLVQDHGDYCGIVSESDLVRRCMAESKLAHETLVHMVMSRPLITIDIARSAHDASDLMAEHGIRHLAITEDGQVSGILSVRDLLRYFKNWGGL; the protein is encoded by the coding sequence ATGCCCATCCACAGTGGAACCATCCAACGGCCCCTCGCAATGTTGATGCAGCGAGTGTTGCAGACGATCAGTCCAGACGCCAGTCTGTTGGAGGCGGCGCAGCTCATGCGCGAAGCCAAAGTCGGGGCCCTGCTGGTACAGGACCATGGAGACTATTGCGGGATCGTGAGTGAATCGGATTTGGTCCGCCGGTGTATGGCGGAATCGAAACTTGCGCATGAGACATTGGTTCACATGGTTATGAGCCGACCCCTCATCACGATCGACATTGCTCGATCCGCACATGATGCCAGTGATCTGATGGCGGAACATGGGATTCGCCATCTTGCCATCACAGAGGACGGTCAAGTGAGCGGCATTCTCTCCGTGCGGGATCTCCTTCGCTATTTCAAGAATTGGGGCGGCCTG